In Arthrobacter burdickii, one DNA window encodes the following:
- a CDS encoding MFS transporter, with translation MSIDEASSPLAAPPAAPASAPPLGHRSGRWIDNWDAEDTAQWNSVGKSIARRNLQWSIGCEFLGFVVWQLWSIVVVYLPAAGFTFSTSQIFWLISMPSLVGATLRIPYTFMVPRFGGRNWTIISALLLLIPTVGLALCVANPETPFGVMLAVAALAGFGGGNFASSMANITFFYPAREKGWALGLNAAGGNLGAAVAQLVVPIAVVLGAAATLNLPLAGLLWVPLILVAAFGAWKYMDNLSSAKSDLAGSLAAVREPHLWIMALLYIGTFGSFIGFAGVFPKLIADTFPAFSTIAMGPVTLGLAFLGPLVGSLARPFGGRLADRFGGALITVGAFAVMAVIALAVVWTLPLANFWLFLGLFLVLFAAAGSGNGATYRMIPVIFARRGAAAGSAELRESVSTARRSAAALGLISAVGAYGGFLIPQVLNASKGASGSYEGAFYGFVCGYVLMLAVTWFFYLRRSSTLGKV, from the coding sequence GTGAGCATTGACGAAGCATCATCGCCCCTGGCCGCCCCGCCGGCAGCTCCGGCGAGCGCGCCACCGCTGGGGCACCGCAGCGGCCGCTGGATCGACAACTGGGACGCCGAGGACACCGCGCAGTGGAACAGCGTCGGCAAGTCCATCGCCAGGCGGAACCTCCAGTGGTCCATCGGCTGCGAATTCCTCGGCTTCGTGGTCTGGCAGCTCTGGTCGATCGTCGTCGTGTACCTGCCCGCGGCGGGCTTCACCTTCTCGACGTCGCAGATCTTCTGGCTGATCTCCATGCCGTCCCTCGTCGGAGCCACCCTGCGCATCCCCTACACCTTCATGGTGCCGAGGTTCGGTGGCAGGAACTGGACCATCATCTCGGCCCTCCTGCTGCTGATCCCGACGGTCGGGCTCGCGCTCTGCGTCGCGAACCCGGAGACCCCGTTCGGCGTGATGCTCGCCGTCGCGGCGCTCGCCGGCTTCGGCGGTGGCAACTTCGCGAGCTCGATGGCGAACATAACCTTCTTCTACCCCGCCCGCGAGAAGGGCTGGGCCCTGGGCCTGAACGCCGCGGGCGGCAACCTCGGTGCGGCCGTCGCCCAGCTCGTGGTGCCCATTGCCGTCGTGCTCGGTGCCGCCGCGACCCTGAACCTGCCGCTCGCCGGCCTGCTCTGGGTGCCCCTGATCCTCGTCGCTGCCTTCGGCGCCTGGAAGTACATGGACAACCTGTCCAGCGCCAAGAGCGACCTCGCCGGTTCGCTGGCGGCCGTCCGTGAACCGCACCTGTGGATCATGGCGCTGCTCTACATCGGCACCTTCGGGTCCTTCATCGGATTCGCCGGGGTCTTCCCGAAGCTGATCGCCGATACCTTCCCCGCGTTCTCCACGATCGCCATGGGCCCGGTCACGCTGGGCCTGGCCTTCCTCGGCCCCCTGGTCGGTTCCCTCGCCCGGCCCTTCGGCGGGCGCCTCGCGGACCGGTTCGGCGGAGCACTCATCACCGTCGGGGCATTCGCCGTCATGGCGGTCATAGCGCTCGCCGTCGTCTGGACGCTCCCCCTGGCCAACTTCTGGCTCTTCCTCGGCCTGTTCCTCGTGCTCTTCGCCGCCGCCGGATCGGGAAACGGCGCCACCTACCGGATGATCCCGGTGATCTTCGCCCGGCGCGGTGCCGCCGCAGGATCGGCGGAGCTGCGCGAATCCGTCAGCACGGCCCGCAGGTCGGCGGCGGCCCTCGGCCTCATCTCGGCGGTCGGTGCCTACGGCGGCTTCCTCATCCCGCAGGTCCTCAA
- a CDS encoding alpha/beta fold hydrolase, with product MPGPVFVLVHGIGMSHRYFDRLQAELLDHGDVAVFDLPGFGGTPRPSRRFGVADYAHLMGQALEQAQLSSCVLVGHSMGAQFVTELALQRPDLVSAVVLIGPVTDTAHPSAVRHAAALALDSLLERPSTNLLVTGAYLRCGIRWYLTELPVMLGYRLDDQLARVVQPVLILRGTIDAIAGRAWCRRLGRAARRAMVVEVPGQPHGAHRGAAPLVAREIVQFLGRYSSGTVPEDLRHGAGGVTPETELLG from the coding sequence GTGCCAGGACCGGTGTTCGTGCTGGTGCACGGCATCGGGATGTCGCACCGCTACTTCGACCGCTTGCAGGCGGAGCTGCTCGATCACGGCGATGTCGCGGTCTTCGATCTTCCTGGTTTCGGTGGCACTCCCCGTCCCTCGCGCCGCTTCGGTGTGGCGGACTACGCGCACCTGATGGGGCAGGCCCTCGAGCAGGCCCAGTTGTCGTCATGTGTCCTCGTGGGGCATTCGATGGGTGCGCAGTTCGTCACCGAGCTGGCGCTGCAACGCCCCGATCTCGTCTCCGCGGTCGTCCTCATCGGTCCGGTCACCGATACGGCTCATCCCTCCGCCGTCCGTCATGCCGCGGCTCTGGCACTGGACAGCCTTCTGGAGAGGCCCTCGACCAACTTGCTGGTCACCGGTGCGTACCTTCGGTGCGGCATCCGGTGGTACCTGACCGAGCTGCCCGTGATGCTCGGCTATCGCCTCGATGATCAGCTTGCCCGGGTGGTCCAGCCCGTCCTGATACTCCGCGGAACCATCGACGCGATCGCCGGCCGGGCCTGGTGCCGGCGGCTCGGCCGAGCAGCCCGCCGCGCGATGGTGGTGGAGGTACCCGGCCAACCGCACGGCGCGCATCGCGGCGCTGCGCCTCTGGTCGCCCGGGAGATCGTGCAGTTCCTCGGCCGCTACTCCTCCGGCACAGTTCCGGAGGACCTCCGGCACGGTGCTGGAGGGGTAACGCCGGAGACGGAACTCCTGGGATGA